One window from the genome of Pandoraea fibrosis encodes:
- a CDS encoding LysR family transcriptional regulator: MNVSLRQLKVFMVVARSKNFSRAGAEIGLTQPAISRCINELEGQLGLRLVDRTTREVALTDAGVTLAGNLDRVLDELEIALLQTHGAEARTTGRVRIGAAPTISATLLPRVLLASQATYPDIALALVDQMQRAVLDSVRAGDVDFGIVVAPQGADDLTTEHLMSEPFCLVCRSDHPLATQAAVHWSELSGENLVLLNQSSGSRPLIDRALTTQKVQGTITQELGHVSTIFRMVQEGLGVSVLPPLALPLPENSTLAVRPLLPAFERNIVLVRRKNRSLSPVAHTVWELIHRVVRERNKGFAMGAERHLAAAAASGE, translated from the coding sequence ATGAACGTATCGCTGAGACAACTCAAGGTCTTCATGGTCGTGGCGCGCAGCAAGAACTTCAGCCGCGCGGGCGCCGAGATCGGCCTGACACAACCGGCCATCAGCCGTTGCATCAACGAACTGGAAGGGCAGCTTGGCTTGCGTCTGGTTGACCGCACCACGCGTGAGGTCGCCCTGACCGATGCCGGGGTGACGCTGGCCGGCAATCTCGATCGCGTACTGGACGAACTCGAGATCGCGCTGTTGCAGACCCACGGTGCCGAGGCACGCACGACCGGGCGCGTTCGCATCGGCGCCGCGCCGACGATTTCGGCCACGCTGCTGCCGCGCGTGCTGCTCGCGTCGCAGGCGACGTATCCTGACATTGCACTGGCGCTCGTCGACCAGATGCAGCGTGCGGTGCTCGACAGCGTGCGCGCGGGCGATGTGGATTTCGGCATCGTTGTCGCCCCGCAAGGCGCAGACGATCTGACGACCGAACATCTGATGAGCGAGCCGTTCTGTCTGGTGTGTCGTAGCGATCATCCGCTCGCCACGCAGGCGGCCGTGCACTGGTCGGAACTCTCGGGCGAGAATCTGGTGCTGCTCAATCAGAGTTCGGGCAGCCGCCCGTTGATCGACCGCGCACTCACGACGCAAAAAGTGCAGGGCACGATCACGCAGGAGCTGGGGCATGTCAGCACCATCTTCCGCATGGTGCAGGAAGGGCTCGGGGTGAGCGTGCTCCCGCCGCTGGCGTTGCCGCTGCCGGAGAACTCCACGCTGGCCGTGCGTCCGTTGTTGCCGGCCTTCGAGCGCAACATCGTGCTCGTGCGTCGCAAGAACCGTTCGCTCTCGCCCGTGGCGCACACGGTATGGGAACTGATTCACCGCGTCGTGCGTGAACGCAACAAGGGATTCGCAATGGGCGCCGAGCGCCACCTGGCTGCTGCGGCGGCTTCGGGGGAATGA
- a CDS encoding HAD family hydrolase: protein MSVIETHIKPAALAPVANAHLHAFNNAFVELGLDWYWDHPTYTRLLHMTGNQDLPLAYLEGASAQALRMAELLLIGAYLDGHQPHLLRAYEPEFLCDLIHCTKVRCFEAANDGRSMQPARAAVA, encoded by the coding sequence ATGTCTGTCATCGAAACGCACATCAAACCCGCCGCCCTGGCACCGGTTGCCAATGCCCATCTGCACGCGTTCAACAACGCATTCGTCGAGTTGGGGCTGGACTGGTATTGGGATCACCCCACGTACACCCGTCTGTTGCATATGACCGGGAATCAAGATTTGCCGCTGGCGTACCTCGAAGGCGCTTCGGCGCAGGCGTTGCGCATGGCTGAGCTGCTGCTGATCGGGGCCTATCTCGACGGACACCAGCCGCATTTGCTGCGCGCCTACGAGCCGGAATTCCTGTGCGACCTGATTCATTGCACGAAGGTGCGTTGCTTCGAAGCGGCCAATGACGGGCGCTCGATGCAGCCCGCGCGAGCCGCCGTGGCCTGA
- a CDS encoding Re/Si-specific NAD(P)(+) transhydrogenase subunit alpha, which yields MHIGIPKETAGGESRVAATPETVKKLVSAGHRVTVERGAGEAASVPDAAYVAAGASSGTAAQALGAELVLKVRAPSVAEVALIPRGSVVVGMLNPFDAENNARMAAAGIVGFALEAAPRTTRAQSMDVLSSQANIAGYKAVMLAANLYQRFMPMLMTAAGTVKAARLVVLGAGVAGLQAIATAKRLGAVIEASDVRPAVREQIESLGAKFIDVPFETDEEREIAKGVGGYARPMPAAWLARQAQLVHTRLTQADIVISTALIPGRAAPTLIAEDTVKAMKPGSVIIDLAAGRGANGGGNCPLSVADEVVKVHGVTIAGYTNLAGMVAADASALYARNVLDFLKLVIDKEGKLVIDTNDDIVAACLMCRDGEVLRAA from the coding sequence ATGCATATTGGCATTCCAAAGGAGACGGCCGGCGGCGAATCCCGCGTCGCGGCCACACCGGAAACGGTGAAGAAGCTGGTGAGCGCAGGGCATCGCGTCACCGTGGAGCGTGGCGCCGGCGAGGCCGCGAGCGTACCCGATGCGGCCTATGTCGCGGCGGGCGCGTCGAGCGGTACTGCGGCGCAGGCCCTTGGCGCCGAACTGGTGCTCAAGGTTCGCGCGCCATCGGTCGCAGAAGTCGCCCTGATTCCGCGCGGCAGTGTGGTTGTCGGCATGCTCAATCCGTTCGATGCCGAGAACAATGCTCGCATGGCGGCGGCCGGCATCGTTGGCTTCGCTTTGGAAGCAGCGCCGCGGACCACGCGCGCGCAAAGCATGGATGTGCTGTCCTCGCAGGCCAACATCGCCGGCTACAAGGCCGTGATGCTCGCCGCCAATCTGTATCAACGCTTCATGCCGATGCTCATGACGGCGGCCGGCACGGTCAAGGCCGCGCGTCTGGTCGTGCTGGGCGCGGGCGTGGCAGGCCTTCAGGCCATTGCCACGGCCAAGCGGCTGGGGGCGGTGATCGAAGCGTCGGACGTGCGTCCGGCCGTGCGCGAGCAGATCGAATCGCTCGGCGCCAAGTTCATCGACGTTCCCTTCGAGACCGACGAAGAACGCGAGATCGCCAAGGGTGTGGGCGGCTATGCGCGTCCGATGCCCGCCGCGTGGCTCGCCCGTCAGGCACAACTGGTGCACACCCGCCTCACGCAGGCGGACATCGTGATCTCTACCGCGCTGATTCCGGGTCGTGCCGCACCTACGCTGATCGCTGAGGACACCGTCAAGGCAATGAAGCCCGGCTCGGTCATCATCGATCTGGCCGCCGGACGCGGCGCGAACGGCGGCGGCAACTGCCCGCTGTCGGTGGCCGACGAGGTCGTGAAAGTCCACGGCGTGACGATAGCGGGATACACCAACCTCGCCGGCATGGTCGCCGCCGATGCGTCCGCGCTGTATGCACGCAACGTGCTCGACTTCCTGAAGCTGGTGATCGACAAGGAAGGCAAGCTCGTGATCGATACCAACGACGACATCGTTGCCGCGTGCCTGATGTGCCGCGACGGTGAAGTGCTGCGTGCGGCATAA
- a CDS encoding LysR family transcriptional regulator, which yields MKHATLRQLKVFEAVARHLSFSRAAEELHLTQPAVSTQVKQLETHAGLPLFEQLGKKIFLTPAGSEMLHYSRAIIALFRETEEAMDHLKGITGGKLNVAVISAGDYFFPRLLAAFTVRHPGVTLGLTVHNREELLHQLTENLTDLAVMVRPPHEIDTINEAFAPHPYVIVAPPDHPLAGQRQIPFSRLTEEPFISRERGSDTWNSLQDAFGHRTQQLKITMEIASTETIKQAVVAGMGISFLSAHTVGMELQTGQLTVLDVQGFPAWQSWYVVHRRSKRLPPVAQAFREFLLTDGAALIDGMMAYKSPVPPPESRGKSPAAPGIGPDASRQTDT from the coding sequence ATGAAACACGCCACGCTCCGTCAGTTGAAGGTCTTCGAAGCGGTAGCGCGCCATCTGAGTTTTTCACGCGCCGCCGAAGAACTGCACCTCACCCAACCGGCCGTCTCAACGCAAGTCAAGCAACTTGAAACACACGCTGGACTCCCCCTCTTCGAGCAACTCGGCAAGAAGATCTTCCTGACCCCGGCGGGCAGCGAAATGCTTCACTACAGCCGCGCGATCATCGCGCTCTTTCGCGAAACCGAAGAGGCGATGGATCACCTCAAGGGCATTACGGGCGGCAAGCTCAATGTGGCGGTCATCAGCGCCGGCGACTACTTCTTTCCGCGTCTGCTCGCCGCATTCACCGTGCGCCATCCCGGCGTGACGCTGGGTCTCACGGTGCATAACCGCGAGGAGCTATTGCATCAGCTCACCGAAAACCTCACGGATCTGGCCGTAATGGTGCGACCGCCCCACGAGATCGACACGATCAACGAGGCCTTCGCACCGCACCCCTATGTCATCGTGGCGCCACCCGATCATCCGCTGGCCGGCCAACGCCAGATTCCGTTTTCGCGTCTGACGGAAGAACCGTTCATCAGCCGCGAACGCGGGTCCGACACCTGGAATTCCTTGCAAGACGCCTTCGGTCACCGCACCCAGCAACTGAAGATCACGATGGAAATCGCCAGCACGGAAACCATCAAGCAAGCGGTCGTAGCAGGCATGGGCATCAGTTTCCTGTCAGCGCACACCGTCGGCATGGAGTTGCAGACCGGTCAGTTGACGGTGCTCGACGTGCAGGGCTTTCCGGCGTGGCAAAGCTGGTACGTCGTGCATCGCCGCAGCAAGCGGCTACCGCCGGTCGCGCAAGCCTTCCGGGAATTCCTGCTGACCGACGGCGCGGCACTCATCGACGGCATGATGGCCTACAAGAGTCCGGTGCCGCCGCCCGAAAGCCGCGGAAAATCGCCTGCGGCTCCGGGGATCGGCCCGGATGCCTCGCGTCAGACCGACACCTGA
- a CDS encoding NAD(P)(+) transhydrogenase (Re/Si-specific) subunit beta — MSMNLVTLLYLVASICFIQALKGLSNPRMARRGNAFGMIGMTIAALTTLALIFELRKLSNGNFSGLGLILAGLVVGGGIGAYVARKVEMTKMPELVAAMHSLIGLAAVCIAVAAVAEPAAFGIVAAGQPLPPGNRIELFIGTFVGAITFSGSVIAFGKLSGKYKFRLFQGAPVVFKGQHMVNLALAIAMLGFGGAFFVSQSWTPFVIMTAIAFVLGVLIIIPIGGADMPVVVSMLNSYSGWAAAGIGFSLNNPMLIIAGSLVGSSGAILSYIMCKAMNRSFFNVILGGFGATPGASAAGGEQQQRPVKSGSPDDAAFLMSNAESLVIVPGYGLAVARAQHALKELTDKLVEKGVSVRYAIHPVAGRMPGHMNVLLAEAEVPYDQVLEMDEINGEFGQTDVVLVLGANDVVNPAAKNDPQSPIAGMPILEAYKAKTIIVNKRSMAAGYAGLDNDLFYLDKTMMVFGDAKKVVEEMVKAAA, encoded by the coding sequence ATGAGCATGAATCTTGTGACGCTGTTGTACCTGGTCGCGTCGATCTGTTTCATTCAGGCGCTCAAGGGCCTGTCGAATCCGCGCATGGCGCGGCGCGGCAACGCGTTCGGCATGATCGGCATGACCATCGCCGCCCTCACGACGCTCGCGTTGATCTTTGAGTTGCGCAAACTCTCGAACGGCAATTTCTCGGGCCTCGGTCTGATTCTCGCGGGCCTCGTGGTCGGTGGCGGCATCGGAGCCTATGTTGCGCGCAAGGTCGAGATGACCAAGATGCCGGAACTAGTCGCGGCCATGCACTCGCTGATCGGTCTGGCAGCGGTGTGTATCGCAGTGGCGGCTGTCGCCGAGCCGGCGGCGTTCGGTATCGTCGCGGCGGGTCAACCGCTGCCGCCGGGCAACCGCATCGAGTTGTTCATCGGTACGTTCGTTGGCGCCATCACGTTCTCGGGTTCGGTCATCGCCTTCGGCAAGCTCTCGGGCAAGTACAAGTTCCGTCTGTTCCAGGGCGCGCCGGTGGTCTTCAAAGGCCAGCACATGGTGAACCTGGCGCTGGCGATTGCGATGCTCGGTTTTGGTGGTGCGTTCTTCGTCTCGCAGAGCTGGACGCCGTTCGTGATCATGACGGCCATCGCCTTCGTGCTCGGCGTGCTCATCATCATCCCGATCGGCGGTGCGGACATGCCGGTCGTGGTGTCGATGCTGAACTCGTACTCCGGCTGGGCCGCCGCAGGGATCGGCTTCTCGCTGAACAACCCGATGCTCATCATCGCGGGCTCGCTGGTCGGCTCGTCGGGCGCGATTCTGTCTTACATCATGTGCAAGGCCATGAATCGCTCGTTCTTCAACGTGATTCTCGGTGGCTTCGGTGCAACGCCCGGCGCAAGTGCCGCCGGCGGCGAACAGCAGCAACGTCCGGTCAAGTCGGGCTCGCCGGATGACGCGGCGTTCCTGATGAGCAACGCCGAATCGCTGGTGATCGTGCCGGGGTACGGTCTGGCCGTGGCGCGTGCACAGCACGCGCTCAAGGAACTGACCGACAAGCTGGTCGAGAAGGGCGTGAGCGTGCGGTACGCGATCCACCCGGTGGCAGGTCGCATGCCGGGGCATATGAACGTGCTGCTCGCCGAAGCCGAAGTGCCCTACGACCAGGTGCTGGAGATGGACGAGATCAACGGCGAATTCGGCCAGACGGACGTGGTGCTGGTGCTTGGCGCGAACGACGTGGTCAATCCCGCTGCGAAGAATGATCCGCAATCGCCGATTGCCGGCATGCCGATTCTCGAGGCTTACAAGGCCAAGACGATCATCGTCAACAAGCGTTCGATGGCAGCGGGCTATGCCGGGCTGGATAACGACCTGTTCTATCTCGACAAGACCATGATGGTGTTCGGCGACGCCAAGAAGGTCGTGGAGGAGATGGTCAAAGCGGCGGCTTGA
- a CDS encoding NAD(P) transhydrogenase subunit alpha — translation MEMINHTVINLIIFVLAVYVGYHVVWNVTPALHTPLMAVTNAISAIVIVGAMLAAGLTEGNLGKTMGVVAVALAAVNVFGGFLVTQRMLEMFKKKDKPAKAAANDEAAKGAH, via the coding sequence ATGGAAATGATCAATCACACGGTGATCAATCTGATCATCTTCGTGCTGGCGGTGTACGTCGGCTACCACGTGGTGTGGAACGTCACGCCGGCATTGCACACGCCGCTCATGGCGGTGACCAATGCGATCTCGGCCATCGTGATCGTGGGCGCCATGCTCGCGGCCGGGCTGACCGAAGGCAACCTCGGCAAGACGATGGGCGTGGTCGCCGTGGCGCTGGCCGCCGTGAACGTGTTCGGGGGCTTCCTCGTGACACAGCGCATGCTCGAGATGTTCAAGAAAAAAGACAAGCCGGCAAAGGCTGCGGCCAATGACGAAGCCGCAAAGGGAGCGCACTGA